The nucleotide sequence CTTCGCCCTGCCGCCCTTCAGTCACCAGCAGTTCGGCGCACAGCCGGTTGGCATCGAGGCGATTCATCGGGCCGGGGGCGGCGGCTACCAGTTGCTGCAGGGTGCTGATGGCGGCGCTGCGGTTGCCCTTTTCCAGCTGCTCGTGTGCCGGTGCCAGGAAGGACTTGCGCCGGTGTGCGCTGTTCATGCGGGTCAACAGCAGATTGGAGTTGAAGGGCTTGAGGATGTAGTCGTCCGGTGCCATTTCCGCCGCTGCCACCACCCGCTCGTATTTGCGCTCGCCGGTAATCATGATCCAGATGGTGGACAGTGGCAGGGTGCCGGTCTTGCGCAGTGCTTCCAGCAGCTCCTGGCCATCCATGCCGTCACCCAGATTGTAGTCGCACAGCACAACATCAAAGCGGCGTCCCTTCAGGCGTGCGCGCCCTTCTGCCGCACTGCTGACGGCATCGGAGCGGGTAATGCCGGCCATGGACAGCATGGTGCGCAGGCTCTGGCGTACCGTGAGGGAGTCCTCGATGATGAGGACGGTGGTGTTTTCGTCAAAGTACATCAGCTATTTTCCAGCCGGCGCGCCGCACCGTGGGTGCCGACGTGCACGGGTTGTGCGCATATCTCAGACGATATCCAGATGATCGATGCCTTCCAGCGGATCGCGGCCCTTGGAGCTTTCACTGTACAACTTGATTTTCAGACGCAGGTCGTTGATCGAGTCGGCATTGCGCAGCGCGTCTTCATAACTGATATAGCCCGCTTCGAACAGGTCGAACAGCGACTGGTCGAAGGTTTGCATGCCGGACTCGCGCGAACGGCCCATGACTTCCTTCAGCCCGGCAATTTCACCCTTGAACACCATGTCGGAAATCAACGGCGTATTCAGCAGGATTTCCACTGCCGCCACCCGGCCACGGCCAGTCTTGATCGGCAACAGTCGCTGCGAAATGATGGAGCGCATGTTCAGCGACAAATCCATCAGCACCTGCTGGTGCCGCTCTTCCGGGAAGAAGTTGAGAATGCGGTCCAGTGCCTGGTTGGCATTGTTGGCGTGCAGTGTGGCCAGGCACAGGTGGCCGGTTTCGGCAAACTGCAACGCGTAGCCCATGGTTTCCCGGTCGCGGATCTCACCCATCAGAATCACGTCCGGCGCCTGACGCAGGGTGTTTTTCAGCGCGATTTCCCAGTCTTCGGTATCCACGCCCACCTCGCGCTGGGTCACGATGCACTTCTTGTGCTGATGCACGTATTCGATGGGGTCCTCGATGGTGATGATGTGGTCCTGGTTGTGGCTGTTGCGCCAGTCCACCAGTGCCGCCAGCGAGGTGGATTTACCCGAACCGGTACCGCCGACGAAAATCACCAGTCCACGCTTGATCAGCGCGATGTCCTGCAATACCTCCGGCAAATTCAGCTTGTCGAAGGTGGGAATCTCGGTATTGATCTTGCGCATCACCATGCCGGCACAGCCCTGCTGGATAAAGGCGCTGACCCGGAAACGGCCCAGCCCCGGCGGGTTGATGGCGAAGTTGGCTTCCTTTTTCGACTCGAACTCTTCGGTCTGGCGGTCATTCATCACCGAACGCACCAGCTCCTTGGTGTGTTGGGCCGACAGCGGCTGTGGGGCCACCGGGGTGATCTTGCCGTCTATCTTCATGGCCGGGGGAAATTCGGCGGAAATGAAGATATCGGAGGCATTCTTGCCCACCGCATGCTTGAGCAGATCGTGAATGAATTTTGATGCCTGGTCTTTTTCCATGATGGCCATCCGGGCTGGCTAGCTTGCCTGCTGAAGTTTAGAACGCATCCTTGGATGCCGCCTTCTGGCGTGCCTCGTTCGGGGCCACGATATTGCGCCGCACCAGCTCCTGCAGGCACTGGTCCAGTGTCTGCATGCCGTGTTGCTGGCCGGTCTGGATCATCGAATTGATCTGGGCGATCTTGTTTTCGCGGATCAGGTTACGAATGGCCGGCGTGCCTATCATGATTTCATGGGCAGCAACCCGGCCATTGCCGTCCTTGGTTTTGAGCAAGGTCTGCGAAATCACCGCACGCACCGACTCCGACAGCATGGAGCGCACCATTTCCTTTTCACCGGCCGGGAACACGTCGACGATACGGTCGATGGTCTTGGCGGCCGAACTGGTATGCAGCGTGCCGAATACCAGGTGGCCGGTTTCCGCTGCGGTCAGCGCCAGGCGGATGGTTTCCAGATCGCGCAATTCGCCCACCAGGATCACATCCGGGTCCTCACGCAGCGCCGAGCGCAGCGCATTGGAAAAACTGTGGGTCTGCAAGCCGACTTCACGCTGGTTGATCAGCGATTTCTTGCTGTCATGCACGAATTCGATTGGGTCTTCCACCGTCAGGATGTGCGAATAATTGTTCTCGTTGACGAAATCCACCATCGCCGCCAGCGTGGTGGACTTACCCGAGCCGGTCGGGCCGGTCACCAGCACCAGGCCGCGCGGATAGCTGGCGATATCCTGGAAGATCTTCGGCGCGCCCAGCTGTTCCAGCGTCAGCACCTTGGACGGAATCACACGGAACACCGCGCCCATGCCACGGTTCTGCACAAAGGCATTGACCCGGAAGCGCGCAATGCCCGGCAGTTCGAAGGAGAAGTCACACTCGAACTCGTCTTCGAAAATCTTGCGCTGGTAGTCGTTCATGATGTCGTACACCATATCGTGCACATCATGATGATCCAGCGGCGGCAGATTGATGCGCCGCACGTCGCCATGTACCCGGATCATGGGTGGCAGACCAGCGGACAGGTGCAGGTCCGATGCCTTGTTCTTGACGGTAAAAGCCAAGAGCTCGGAAATTTCCATTTATAATTTCTCCACGATTACCCGGCGGTGGGCATGACGCTAACGTTTTTTTGCGATTGTAAGCGCAAGCTGTTGCAAAAGGATATGTGGACAGCAATCTAAGCGGCACGTCCTGCTGTTTTCTTTGTAGAGACAGCCCGCCATCGCCACAAGGAACACCATGAGCGATTCCGTCGCACACGCCATCGAACACGTCCGGCAGCAGATCCACGCCGCCGAAGCCGCCGCCGGGCGCACGGCCGGCAGCGTCCGCCTGCTGGCGGTGAGCAAGACCTTTCCCGCCAGTGCCGTGCAACAGGCTTACGCCGCCGGCCAGCGGGCCTTTGGCGAAAACTATGTGCAAGAGCTGCAGACCAAGGCGGCAGAGCTGGCTGCGCAGGACATCGAGTGGCACTTCATCGGCCCGCTGCAATCCAACAAGACCCGCATCGTGGCGGAAGCTGCGCACTGGGTGCATTCCATCGAGCGGCTGAAGATCGCCCAGCGCCTGTCCGAGCAGCGGCCGGACAGCCTGCCGCCCTTGCAAGTGTGCGTGCAGGTGAATGTGTCCGGCGAAGCCAGCAAGAGCGGCTGCGCCCCGCAGGAAGCCAAGGCACTGGCCCTGGCGGTGGCGGCGTTGCCCCGCCTGCAACTGCGCGGGCTGATGTGCATTCCGGAGCCTACCGAGGATGCCGCCAGACTGGCCGGCCAGTTTGCCCTGCTGCAGCAATTGCAACAGGAATTGCGTGCTGCTGGCCTCGCATTGGATACTGTATCCATGGGAATGTCCGCTGACATGGCACAGGCCATCGCTGCGGGCAGCACCATGGTGCGCGTCGGTACTGCCATTTTCGGTGCGCGGCACTATCATTCATAGGTTGGCATTCATAAGCGGGCAACCGGCATGCAGCGCGGCCGGACCGCA is from Aquitalea aquatilis and encodes:
- a CDS encoding type IV pilus twitching motility protein PilT, with amino-acid sequence MEISELLAFTVKNKASDLHLSAGLPPMIRVHGDVRRINLPPLDHHDVHDMVYDIMNDYQRKIFEDEFECDFSFELPGIARFRVNAFVQNRGMGAVFRVIPSKVLTLEQLGAPKIFQDIASYPRGLVLVTGPTGSGKSTTLAAMVDFVNENNYSHILTVEDPIEFVHDSKKSLINQREVGLQTHSFSNALRSALREDPDVILVGELRDLETIRLALTAAETGHLVFGTLHTSSAAKTIDRIVDVFPAGEKEMVRSMLSESVRAVISQTLLKTKDGNGRVAAHEIMIGTPAIRNLIRENKIAQINSMIQTGQQHGMQTLDQCLQELVRRNIVAPNEARQKAASKDAF
- a CDS encoding PilT/PilU family type 4a pilus ATPase produces the protein MEKDQASKFIHDLLKHAVGKNASDIFISAEFPPAMKIDGKITPVAPQPLSAQHTKELVRSVMNDRQTEEFESKKEANFAINPPGLGRFRVSAFIQQGCAGMVMRKINTEIPTFDKLNLPEVLQDIALIKRGLVIFVGGTGSGKSTSLAALVDWRNSHNQDHIITIEDPIEYVHQHKKCIVTQREVGVDTEDWEIALKNTLRQAPDVILMGEIRDRETMGYALQFAETGHLCLATLHANNANQALDRILNFFPEERHQQVLMDLSLNMRSIISQRLLPIKTGRGRVAAVEILLNTPLISDMVFKGEIAGLKEVMGRSRESGMQTFDQSLFDLFEAGYISYEDALRNADSINDLRLKIKLYSESSKGRDPLEGIDHLDIV
- a CDS encoding YggS family pyridoxal phosphate-dependent enzyme, whose product is MSDSVAHAIEHVRQQIHAAEAAAGRTAGSVRLLAVSKTFPASAVQQAYAAGQRAFGENYVQELQTKAAELAAQDIEWHFIGPLQSNKTRIVAEAAHWVHSIERLKIAQRLSEQRPDSLPPLQVCVQVNVSGEASKSGCAPQEAKALALAVAALPRLQLRGLMCIPEPTEDAARLAGQFALLQQLQQELRAAGLALDTVSMGMSADMAQAIAAGSTMVRVGTAIFGARHYHS